One Chryseobacterium sp. StRB126 genomic region harbors:
- the hxpB gene encoding hexitol phosphatase HxpB, which produces MALKAVIFDMDGVLVDSEGFWAKAEREVFSSYGVQITDELAAQTKYMTTKQVTEFWYGRFPWENLDVPTLEQEVVSRVIELIRSEDCTMSGIQEFIKDIKSKEYKIGLATNAPLRVADAVLEKLQVRDYFDTVHSSEFEEQGKPYPAVYLSSARQLGIPPEYCIAIEDSHSGLKAAKAAGMKTVVFTNNVEIINFEHADYKILNFESAQLPAF; this is translated from the coding sequence ATGGCTCTAAAGGCAGTAATTTTTGATATGGACGGAGTTCTTGTGGACTCAGAAGGTTTCTGGGCAAAAGCAGAACGGGAAGTATTTTCATCCTATGGAGTTCAGATCACAGATGAGCTGGCTGCACAGACGAAATATATGACTACGAAACAGGTAACAGAGTTCTGGTATGGGCGATTTCCTTGGGAAAACCTTGATGTACCTACTTTGGAACAGGAAGTAGTCTCCAGAGTTATTGAGCTCATCCGATCTGAGGACTGTACCATGTCCGGAATTCAGGAATTTATTAAGGATATTAAAAGTAAAGAATATAAGATAGGGCTGGCTACGAACGCTCCTTTACGTGTTGCCGATGCTGTTCTTGAAAAGCTTCAGGTTCGGGATTATTTTGATACTGTTCACTCCTCCGAATTTGAAGAGCAGGGCAAACCTTATCCTGCTGTATATCTTAGTTCTGCCCGGCAATTGGGAATCCCGCCTGAATATTGTATTGCCATTGAAGACAGCCATTCCGGATTGAAAGCGGCTAAAGCTGCCGGGATGAAAACTGTTGTTTTTACCAATAATGTTGAAATCATAAACTTTGAGCATGCAGATTATAAAATCCTGAATTTTGAATCAGCTCAGCTGCCTGCCTTCTAA
- a CDS encoding ketopantoate reductase family protein, giving the protein MNKKHIVVVGLGGVGGYFGFKINQINETSGKYTVSFVARGETYDKVKENGLVLLSPEHSNNRTHPNAIEQNISDLKNPDLVLICVKEYDLENVCRQLKEVITKDTILLPMMNGADIYDRIRKIIPDHVILPTCIYVASHIKERGTVEHKGKAGKMIVGRDPEHFSSDIVWVTDLLQESKIDFDFKDNSTTDIWTKFIFIASFGLVTAKHNSSIGTVCTDEEQKQEATEIMKEIKQIANQKEIHLAEDIIEKTFEKASTFPFETPTSLQLDIHSGKKENELELFAGAVLKYGKEVNMETPYTEKIYNEIKEK; this is encoded by the coding sequence ATGAACAAAAAACATATAGTAGTTGTTGGATTAGGAGGTGTAGGTGGATATTTCGGTTTTAAAATTAACCAGATAAATGAGACTTCCGGAAAATATACTGTTTCCTTTGTAGCAAGGGGCGAAACTTATGATAAAGTAAAAGAAAACGGATTGGTTTTACTTTCACCAGAACACTCCAACAATCGTACTCATCCAAATGCAATAGAACAGAATATCAGTGATCTTAAAAATCCTGATCTTGTCCTGATCTGTGTAAAGGAATATGATCTGGAGAATGTCTGCAGACAGCTGAAAGAAGTGATTACTAAAGATACAATTCTGCTTCCTATGATGAACGGAGCAGATATTTACGACAGAATCCGAAAAATAATTCCGGATCATGTTATTCTGCCAACCTGTATTTATGTGGCTTCTCATATTAAAGAAAGAGGAACGGTGGAGCATAAAGGAAAAGCAGGAAAGATGATTGTAGGAAGAGATCCTGAGCATTTTTCAAGTGATATTGTATGGGTAACGGATCTTCTTCAGGAAAGCAAAATTGATTTTGATTTTAAAGACAATTCTACAACAGATATCTGGACTAAGTTTATCTTCATTGCAAGCTTTGGACTGGTAACCGCCAAGCATAATTCATCTATTGGAACTGTTTGTACTGATGAAGAACAAAAACAGGAAGCAACAGAGATTATGAAGGAAATAAAGCAGATTGCAAATCAAAAAGAAATTCATCTTGCTGAAGATATTATTGAAAAAACCTTTGAAAAAGCGTCTACATTTCCTTTTGAAACGCCTACATCTTTGCAGCTGGATATTCATTCCGGAAAAAAAGAGAATGAGCTGGAGCTGTTTGCCGGAGCGGTTTTGAAATATGGTAAAGAGGTGAATATGGAGACTCCCTATACTGAAAAGATTTATAATGAGATTAAAGAAAAATAA
- a CDS encoding NADPH-dependent FMN reductase → MKAIIFNGSLERRTESTSGLISAYLSEQLEALGIRTDIFTLADSGIPLFDVTLTKTPLAVERMTQLFQDADFHFWLAPLYHGSIPGVMKNCLDWLEVTANSYEPYLTDKTIGLVCWADGLQAMQGINAMDAIAKSLRAWPLPFSVPILRTFLFDNENPKQISAFYTSKLDKLINIATTKKIEKKIINQS, encoded by the coding sequence ATGAAAGCAATCATATTCAACGGATCTCTGGAAAGAAGAACAGAGTCTACTTCCGGACTGATCTCTGCTTATCTATCAGAACAGCTGGAAGCGCTCGGGATCCGCACTGATATTTTTACGCTCGCAGATTCCGGGATTCCTTTATTTGATGTCACACTCACCAAAACCCCTTTGGCTGTGGAACGAATGACTCAACTATTTCAGGATGCTGATTTTCACTTCTGGCTGGCCCCACTCTATCACGGAAGCATTCCGGGAGTGATGAAAAACTGCCTGGATTGGCTGGAAGTAACTGCCAATTCTTATGAGCCTTATCTTACAGACAAAACTATAGGACTGGTGTGCTGGGCAGATGGTTTACAGGCCATGCAGGGAATTAATGCGATGGATGCTATTGCTAAGTCATTACGGGCATGGCCGCTTCCCTTCAGTGTTCCGATTCTCAGAACTTTCTTATTTGATAATGAAAATCCTAAACAGATCTCAGCATTCTATACCAGTAAACTGGATAAGCTTATCAACATAGCCACCACAAAGAAAATTGAAAAAAAGATAATAAACCAATCATAA
- a CDS encoding DUF2480 family protein has product MDTQVFVNKAAASGIIAFDFLDYKPTTEIVELDIKDHLFMGMIVKEKEFKESISAADYSVYQNKAVGIICSTDAIIPPWAYMLLMEKLSPYAVYVDLKSAETVLLDLWKRRMTYADLKHFKDQKVVVRASNSHDPALYVLATELLKPLVKSLMYGEIGLPKVIFKK; this is encoded by the coding sequence ATGGATACTCAGGTTTTCGTCAATAAAGCAGCTGCTTCAGGCATTATTGCTTTTGACTTTTTAGATTATAAGCCCACTACAGAAATTGTAGAATTAGATATTAAAGACCATCTTTTTATGGGAATGATTGTCAAGGAAAAGGAATTTAAAGAATCCATTTCGGCAGCAGATTATTCTGTGTATCAAAACAAGGCTGTCGGAATTATTTGTTCTACTGATGCTATCATTCCCCCTTGGGCCTATATGCTTCTTATGGAAAAGCTATCCCCGTATGCCGTTTATGTAGATTTAAAGAGTGCCGAAACGGTATTGCTTGATCTTTGGAAACGCCGTATGACCTATGCAGATCTAAAACATTTTAAAGATCAGAAAGTTGTTGTGAGAGCAAGTAATTCTCATGATCCGGCCCTTTATGTATTAGCTACTGAACTTTTAAAACCTTTGGTGAAAAGCCTGATGTACGGCGAAATAGGACTTCCAAAAGTAATTTTCAAAAAATAA
- a CDS encoding helix-turn-helix transcriptional regulator: MKKPAGDRILMFLKMRGEATSLLIAKELSITKEGARKHLLNLAEAGLIEPTMKSEGVGRPSTYYTLTDKGLAQFPDTHAEVTVQLLQSVKNLLGENALDLLITDREKNTYERYEKAISKTKTLEERLEVLAEARSKEGYMAEWKKEGKEYFLIENHCPICAAATECQGFCRAELSNFQSLIGSEYTVERVDHIISGGQRCVYKISQ; this comes from the coding sequence ATGAAGAAACCGGCAGGAGATCGCATTCTGATGTTTTTAAAGATGAGAGGGGAAGCCACTTCACTTCTGATTGCTAAAGAGTTATCCATCACAAAAGAAGGAGCGAGAAAGCATTTGCTAAACCTTGCAGAAGCCGGATTGATTGAACCGACAATGAAAAGTGAAGGAGTAGGCCGTCCTTCTACTTACTATACTCTTACAGATAAAGGTTTGGCGCAGTTTCCGGATACTCATGCGGAAGTAACGGTTCAGCTTTTACAATCTGTAAAAAATCTTTTGGGAGAAAATGCACTGGATCTGTTGATTACCGATCGTGAGAAGAATACCTATGAACGTTATGAAAAGGCTATTTCTAAGACTAAAACCCTAGAGGAGCGTCTTGAAGTTCTTGCCGAAGCCAGAAGCAAAGAAGGGTATATGGCAGAATGGAAAAAAGAAGGCAAAGAATATTTTCTGATTGAAAACCATTGTCCTATTTGTGCTGCTGCTACGGAATGCCAGGGATTTTGCCGGGCGGAACTTTCAAATTTTCAATCACTGATTGGGAGTGAATATACCGTGGAAAGGGTAGACCATATTATTTCAGGAGGACAGCGTTGTGTGTATAAAATAAGTCAGTAA
- a CDS encoding NAD(P)/FAD-dependent oxidoreductase, with translation MIETDILIIGAGPVGLFTVFEAGLLKMHCHIIDALPQMGGQLSELYPKKPIFDIPGFPSVLAGELVDNLYEQIKQFEPGFTLYETAVHLLKLEENLFEVITDKGTKHRAKAVVIAGGLGSFEPKKPPIENISLYEDCGVNYFIKRPEDYAGKRVVIAGGGDSALDWTIHLAEIASSLTLIHRRNEFRGALDSVEKVKKLKHERKINLITPAEVIGIKGEGSLQEIVVEKEGAIQTIDTDYFIPLFGLVPKLGPLVEWGLELEKNAIKVDNSTDFQTNIGGVYAVGDINTYPFKMKLILCGFHEAAIACQSIYQRLNPNKKFVLKYTTVSGIEGFDGTKKQAEKQVVATID, from the coding sequence ATGATAGAAACAGATATACTGATCATTGGTGCCGGCCCTGTAGGGTTATTTACGGTTTTTGAAGCCGGCCTTCTCAAAATGCACTGCCATATTATTGATGCATTGCCACAGATGGGAGGCCAGTTATCAGAATTATATCCCAAGAAGCCCATATTTGATATTCCCGGATTCCCGAGTGTATTGGCTGGTGAACTGGTTGATAATTTATATGAACAGATCAAACAGTTTGAACCCGGATTTACCCTTTATGAAACGGCTGTACATCTTCTGAAGCTGGAAGAAAACTTATTTGAAGTGATTACCGATAAAGGGACAAAACACAGAGCTAAGGCGGTTGTTATTGCCGGAGGCCTCGGAAGTTTCGAGCCTAAAAAACCGCCTATTGAAAATATTTCTTTGTATGAAGACTGCGGTGTCAATTATTTCATCAAACGTCCGGAGGATTATGCCGGAAAACGTGTGGTGATTGCCGGTGGTGGCGATTCTGCCCTGGACTGGACGATACATTTAGCAGAAATAGCTTCCTCATTAACACTAATTCACAGGCGAAATGAATTCAGAGGAGCTCTGGATTCTGTAGAAAAAGTGAAAAAATTAAAGCATGAAAGAAAGATCAATCTGATTACTCCGGCAGAAGTTATCGGTATTAAAGGAGAAGGTTCACTACAGGAAATTGTAGTAGAAAAAGAAGGTGCTATTCAAACTATTGATACCGATTATTTCATTCCTTTATTTGGATTGGTTCCTAAGCTTGGCCCTCTAGTAGAATGGGGGCTGGAACTGGAAAAGAATGCCATTAAAGTGGATAACAGCACAGATTTCCAGACGAATATCGGTGGGGTTTATGCTGTAGGAGACATTAATACCTATCCTTTTAAAATGAAGCTGATTTTATGTGGGTTCCATGAAGCGGCTATTGCCTGCCAAAGCATTTACCAGCGACTGAATCCTAATAAAAAGTTTGTTCTGAAATATACTACGGTAAGCGGCATCGAAGGTTTTGACGGAACAAAGAAGCAGGCAGAAAAGCAAGTAGTAGCAACAATTGACTAA
- a CDS encoding FecR family protein, which yields MKRFNYKNIEAFVFRLWTREVSEEKISEKEKEILKKWQTLAEKDLDEVHLQESKKRVLSGLEHYFVPYEKAEYRNRFQKNVYKIAAVIILLLTLGGVFTYHTFIKPDVYLAVLENRTVHLEDGSVVTLLPGAELTVAKSFPASTRVVNLKGDAIFSIAKSKTHPFIVHAEGFSTKVLGTVFKVSQSGKKKAVDLYEGKVAVSSAGVPVSYLKPNQKWTNLGVARTTAIISFAPDGVSGKQHPKLLSLSFNDVSLKEVITVLEGNYGTKIHYPKEAEDKKITADFTGGTVSENIEALAFILGFEVQKNDNAYILK from the coding sequence ATGAAACGTTTTAATTATAAAAATATCGAGGCCTTTGTTTTCAGACTCTGGACACGTGAAGTTTCAGAGGAAAAGATCTCTGAAAAAGAAAAGGAAATTTTAAAGAAATGGCAGACTCTTGCAGAAAAAGATCTGGATGAAGTTCATCTGCAGGAATCTAAAAAAAGAGTGCTGAGTGGCTTGGAGCATTATTTCGTTCCTTATGAAAAAGCAGAATACAGAAATAGGTTTCAGAAGAATGTCTATAAAATTGCCGCTGTCATTATTTTGCTTTTGACATTGGGCGGAGTTTTCACTTATCATACATTCATTAAGCCGGATGTTTATCTTGCTGTATTGGAAAACAGGACCGTTCATCTGGAAGACGGATCTGTAGTAACCTTATTACCCGGAGCAGAACTTACGGTAGCAAAATCATTTCCTGCCTCTACCAGAGTAGTCAATTTAAAAGGAGATGCTATTTTTTCCATAGCCAAATCTAAAACTCATCCTTTTATTGTTCATGCTGAGGGTTTCAGTACGAAAGTATTGGGAACGGTATTTAAAGTTTCCCAATCCGGGAAGAAAAAAGCAGTAGATCTTTATGAAGGAAAAGTGGCCGTATCTTCAGCGGGAGTACCTGTTTCTTATCTGAAACCCAATCAGAAATGGACGAATCTGGGGGTTGCCCGTACAACAGCTATTATTTCATTTGCTCCCGATGGAGTTTCAGGAAAGCAGCATCCTAAGTTATTGTCTTTAAGTTTTAACGATGTTTCTCTAAAAGAAGTGATTACAGTGCTGGAAGGCAATTATGGTACAAAAATTCATTATCCGAAAGAAGCTGAAGACAAAAAGATTACAGCAGATTTTACAGGAGGAACTGTGAGCGAAAATATAGAAGCATTAGCCTTTATCCTGGGGTTTGAAGTTCAGAAAAACGATAATGCCTACATCCTGAAATAA
- a CDS encoding superoxide dismutase, with translation MKPFTLPQLSYAYDALEPFIDKNTMTIHHQRHHQAYVDNLNAALEQTNETNPDLNSLLQRISEYSPAVRNNGGGHFNHSLFWEILSPQPKLTPEGKLNETIISTFGSLDELKAEMKKAGLGQFGSGWVWLFVKFNGSLAVSSTPNQDNPMMDVLPVNRGFPILGIDVWEHAYYLAYQNKRADYLDSFWSVLDWTSVEKKYEEALSKIR, from the coding sequence ATGAAACCATTTACACTACCTCAGTTATCCTATGCGTATGATGCGCTGGAACCATTTATAGATAAAAATACAATGACTATTCATCACCAGCGTCACCATCAGGCTTATGTAGATAACCTGAATGCAGCACTGGAACAAACCAATGAAACCAATCCGGATCTCAATTCTTTACTACAAAGAATCAGCGAATACAGTCCGGCAGTGAGAAATAATGGCGGTGGGCACTTCAATCATTCTTTATTTTGGGAAATCCTTTCTCCTCAACCCAAATTAACTCCCGAAGGAAAACTGAATGAAACGATCATCTCCACTTTTGGAAGCCTGGATGAACTTAAGGCTGAAATGAAAAAGGCTGGGCTTGGACAATTCGGATCAGGCTGGGTCTGGTTGTTTGTAAAATTCAATGGTTCTCTTGCGGTAAGCTCTACTCCCAATCAGGACAATCCTATGATGGATGTTCTTCCGGTGAACAGAGGCTTTCCAATCCTTGGAATTGATGTTTGGGAACACGCCTATTATCTGGCTTATCAGAACAAAAGAGCAGATTATCTGGATTCATTCTGGTCTGTATTAGACTGGACATCGGTAGAGAAAAAATATGAAGAAGCTCTTTCAAAAATAAGATAA
- a CDS encoding 4Fe-4S dicluster domain-containing protein, translating into MAIKITDACINCGACEPECPNSAIYEGAIDWRWQDKTKLSGHINFPDGTEGDAATYNPAVSDDVYYIVSGKCTECKGFHEEPQCKAVCPVDCCIDDPDHRETEEVLLDRQKFMHGA; encoded by the coding sequence ATGGCTATTAAAATAACAGATGCCTGCATCAACTGTGGTGCCTGTGAACCTGAGTGCCCTAATTCAGCCATTTACGAAGGAGCCATCGACTGGCGTTGGCAGGATAAAACGAAACTTTCGGGTCATATTAACTTCCCGGATGGTACAGAAGGAGACGCAGCAACCTATAATCCGGCGGTTTCTGATGATGTTTATTATATTGTATCCGGAAAATGTACCGAATGTAAGGGGTTTCATGAAGAGCCTCAATGTAAGGCGGTATGCCCGGTAGACTGCTGTATTGATGATCCTGATCATAGAGAAACAGAAGAAGTTTTGTTAGACCGGCAGAAGTTCATGCATGGAGCTTAA
- a CDS encoding RNA polymerase sigma factor, translating to MSLTDSTLLKKIKSGDRPAFMLMYDRYWDSLYRFVFVRTKDKEVSEELLQNLWIKILENTEMIQTDESGSAKGYLLRHLHYRILDYYNSFKKIPPTLSIDEFDIPAEIDASDTEYFEILEENEISALLSMIDKVVSQLPPTEQQVYEMRIRRNMSVQETAEELGISNKTVSNKLSKALGEIREQLNPDYQSSKKLISILMLMEILTKY from the coding sequence ATGAGCCTAACAGATTCTACTTTATTAAAGAAAATAAAATCAGGTGACAGACCTGCATTTATGCTGATGTATGACCGGTACTGGGATAGTTTGTACCGTTTCGTTTTTGTGCGGACAAAGGATAAGGAAGTTTCCGAAGAACTGCTTCAGAATTTATGGATAAAGATCCTTGAGAATACAGAGATGATACAAACGGATGAATCAGGAAGTGCAAAAGGCTATCTGCTTCGGCATCTGCATTACCGGATTCTGGATTACTACAACAGCTTTAAAAAAATACCTCCAACATTGAGTATTGATGAATTTGATATCCCTGCAGAAATAGATGCATCAGACACTGAGTATTTTGAAATTCTGGAAGAAAATGAAATCAGTGCTTTATTATCCATGATTGATAAAGTGGTTTCACAGCTTCCCCCCACCGAACAACAGGTGTATGAAATGAGAATCCGAAGAAATATGTCTGTTCAGGAAACGGCAGAAGAACTGGGGATAAGCAACAAAACTGTAAGCAACAAACTGAGTAAGGCTCTGGGGGAAATCCGAGAACAGCTCAATCCGGATTATCAATCTTCCAAAAAATTAATTTCTATTCTGATGCTGATGGAAATTCTTACGAAATATTGA